The following proteins are encoded in a genomic region of Corylus avellana chromosome ca4, CavTom2PMs-1.0:
- the LOC132178224 gene encoding uncharacterized protein LOC132178224, with translation MPPPEGMIKLNWDASLSKEENRMGIGVVARDHVGSVRASLCASRPYMVDPAAAEAMALWYATVVIHPLCLQKVILEGDALEVVNNMKRDGLWNVSYGLVLEDAKNNICFGVDWQVMHVSCTANGVAHKLAKLAVAINDEQTLGWGLPPLYPRQCNG, from the coding sequence ATGCCTCCACCTGAAGGCATGATAAAGCTCAATTGGGATGCATCCCTCTCAAAGGAAGAAAATCGGATGGGCATTGGGGTGGTGGCTAGAGATCATGTTGGCAGTGTCAGGGCCTCTCTCTGTGCTTCCAGGCCCTACATGGTGGATCCGGCAGCTGCAGAGGCGATGGCGCTCTGGTATGCCACAGTAGTCATTCACCCGTTATGTTTGCAGAAAGTCATATTGGAGGGGGATGCTTTGGAAGTGGTTAATAATATGAAGAGGGACGGGCTGTGGAATGTGAGCTATGGATTAGTGCTGGAAGatgctaaaaataatatttgcttTGGGGTGGACTGGCAGGTGATGCATGTGAGTTGCACAGCCAATGGTGTGGCGCATAAGTTAGCGAAATTAGCAGTTGCGATAAATGATGAACAAACTTTGGGTTGGGGGTTACCACCCTTGTATCCACGACAGTGTAATGGCTGA